A single region of the Alteriqipengyuania flavescens genome encodes:
- the rsmI gene encoding 16S rRNA (cytidine(1402)-2'-O)-methyltransferase — protein MTDAPEIETETGPLTPGLYILATPIGNLGDINRRGVAVLEACDGVACEDTRVTGKLLKHLGISKPLWRYDDHAGEKDRARLVASLADRVVVLASDAGTPLVSDPGYRLVRDAQAAGHYVTTLPGPSAPVAALTLSGLPNDRFLFAGFLPAKDKARADTLAELAGIPATLVFFDTAPRLLKSLAEIERQFPSREVAVARELTKKFEECRRGSAADLHTHYADHPPKGEIVLLIGPPVAEAASAEDADALLLEALQTQKASRAAAQVAKATGLDRKTLYARAMELRAK, from the coding sequence GTGACCGATGCGCCCGAAATCGAGACCGAGACCGGTCCCCTCACACCCGGGCTGTATATACTGGCCACCCCGATTGGCAATCTCGGCGATATCAACCGGCGCGGCGTCGCGGTGCTGGAAGCGTGCGACGGGGTTGCGTGCGAGGATACGCGCGTCACAGGCAAGCTCCTGAAACACCTCGGCATTTCGAAGCCGTTGTGGCGTTACGACGACCATGCCGGCGAAAAGGACCGGGCGCGACTGGTCGCGTCGCTGGCCGACCGCGTCGTGGTTTTGGCAAGCGATGCGGGCACGCCGCTGGTTTCCGATCCGGGCTATCGACTGGTGCGGGATGCACAGGCGGCGGGCCATTATGTCACCACCCTGCCCGGACCGAGCGCACCGGTCGCGGCCCTGACCCTGTCGGGCCTGCCCAACGACCGCTTCCTGTTCGCCGGATTCCTGCCCGCCAAGGACAAGGCCCGCGCCGACACGCTGGCGGAGCTGGCGGGCATTCCGGCAACGCTTGTGTTCTTCGATACCGCCCCGCGACTGTTGAAGTCCCTGGCGGAAATCGAGCGGCAATTCCCGTCGCGCGAAGTGGCTGTCGCGCGGGAACTCACCAAGAAATTCGAGGAATGCCGGCGCGGCAGCGCGGCAGACCTCCATACCCACTACGCCGACCATCCGCCAAAGGGCGAAATCGTTCTCCTGATCGGACCGCCGGTTGCCGAAGCGGCGTCGGCCGAGGATGCGGACGCGCTGTTGCTCGAAGCCCTTCAGACGCAAAAGGCTTCGCGGGCGGCGGCGCAGGTGGCCAAGGCGACCGGCCTCGACCGCAAGACGCTGTATGCGCGCGCGATGGAGCTCCGCGCCAAATGA
- a CDS encoding penicillin-binding protein activator yields MRFGVDRRFFVTAGLGLALGGCAVIPKVDAGTASDGGSGATTAPTGPTAGALPSGDETRHRIALLVPMTGANADTGQAIANATTTALLDTNASNLRITTYDTGTGAGSAAARAIADGNKLILGPLLSENVGAVLAQARPADVPLITFSNDITQAARDVFVMGVLPGQSVQRTVDYARSSGNSRFAALIPDGEYGRRAELALRDVLEANGGQLVALERYERGTSSIADAAQRLRNRGGYDAVLIADTPRLSITAAGNVRGNASVRILGTELWGGDANIANASALDGAWFSTVSDRRFRRFYDSYQQRFGSAPPRIATLGYDAVLLTLNVAQDWRVGRDFPRSALTDSDGFLGLDGAFRFDRNGVIERAMEVRQVRGGEVTVASEAPTTFAD; encoded by the coding sequence ATGCGTTTTGGGGTCGACAGGCGGTTTTTCGTAACGGCGGGGCTTGGGCTTGCGCTGGGTGGATGTGCGGTCATCCCGAAAGTCGACGCGGGCACGGCGTCCGATGGCGGCTCCGGAGCCACGACGGCACCCACCGGGCCGACCGCCGGGGCCCTGCCTTCGGGCGACGAGACGCGGCACCGCATCGCCCTGCTCGTGCCCATGACCGGTGCCAATGCCGACACCGGTCAGGCGATCGCCAACGCCACCACCACCGCGCTGCTCGATACCAATGCCAGCAATCTGCGCATCACCACCTACGATACCGGGACGGGTGCAGGCAGCGCCGCCGCCCGCGCGATTGCCGATGGCAACAAGCTGATCCTCGGACCGCTCCTGTCGGAAAACGTCGGCGCGGTCCTCGCCCAGGCGCGCCCGGCTGACGTGCCGCTGATCACCTTTTCCAACGACATAACCCAAGCCGCGCGCGACGTGTTCGTCATGGGCGTCCTGCCGGGCCAGTCGGTGCAGCGCACGGTCGATTACGCGCGCAGCTCCGGCAATTCGCGCTTCGCTGCCCTGATCCCGGACGGCGAATACGGCCGACGCGCCGAACTCGCCCTGCGCGACGTGCTCGAGGCTAACGGCGGCCAGTTGGTCGCGCTGGAGCGTTACGAGCGTGGCACCAGCTCCATCGCCGATGCGGCGCAGCGCCTGCGCAATCGCGGCGGGTACGACGCCGTCCTGATCGCCGATACGCCGCGCCTGTCGATCACGGCAGCCGGTAACGTGCGCGGCAATGCCAGCGTCCGCATCCTCGGCACCGAGTTATGGGGCGGCGATGCCAACATCGCCAACGCCAGCGCGCTCGACGGGGCGTGGTTCTCCACGGTGTCGGACCGCCGCTTCCGGCGCTTCTACGACAGCTACCAGCAGCGTTTCGGCAGCGCACCGCCGCGCATCGCAACGCTCGGCTACGATGCCGTGCTGCTCACGCTCAACGTGGCGCAGGACTGGCGCGTCGGCCGCGATTTCCCGCGCTCCGCCCTCACCGACAGCGACGGCTTCCTCGGCCTTGACGGTGCGTTCCGTTTCGACCGCAACGGCGTGATCGAGCGTGCGATGGAAGTGCGCCAGGTGCGCGGCGGCGAAGTCACGGTGGCAAGCGAGGCGCCGACCACTTTCGCCGACTGA
- the parE gene encoding DNA topoisomerase IV subunit B, which translates to MSDDLFENAPATGGDYDSSAIEVLEGLEPVRRRPGMYIGGTDDRALHHLAAEVIDNSMDEAVAGHANRIEVVLEEGPEGTAGTLSISDNGRGIPVDEHPKFPGKSTLEVILTTLHSGGKFSGKAYATSGGLHGVGVSVVNALSVKTRVEVARNKELFVQEFAQGQPQGKIRKEGAAPNRRGTTVTFTPDPEIFGDRKFNPKRLFKMARSKAYLFAGVEIRWKCAPSLAKDDVPTEASFQFPGGLADHLAEQLAGCECATNDPFAGKQDFPASDDGQMQGSVEWAIAWPLYSEGSTSWYCNTVPTPDGGTHEQGLRAALVKGLRAFGELTNTRKAKDLTADDVMNGAEMMLSVFIRDPQFQSQTKDRLTSPEAARLVENAVRDHFDHFLTDNMDRGKALLGQVMERMDERLARKAEREIKRKTATNAKKLRLPGKLTDCSGEGDRETELFIVEGDSAGGSAKQARDRKSQAILPIRGKILNVASATAEKIRANSEIADLVLAMGCGTRKDCDPDNMRYDRIIIMTDADVDGAHIATLLMTFFFQEMPDVVRKGHLYLAQPPLYRLTAGKESRYARDDAHRRELEETVFKGKKVEVGRFKGLGEMNPQQLRETTMNPDTRSLVRVTLPPDFEQRAKVKDLVDQLMGRSPEHRFNFIQNRAGELDRDAIDA; encoded by the coding sequence ATGTCCGACGACCTGTTTGAAAATGCGCCCGCAACGGGCGGCGATTACGATTCCTCAGCCATCGAGGTGCTGGAGGGGCTTGAGCCGGTTCGCCGCCGCCCCGGCATGTATATCGGCGGGACGGACGACCGCGCGCTCCACCACCTTGCCGCCGAAGTCATCGACAACTCGATGGACGAGGCGGTCGCCGGCCATGCCAACCGGATCGAGGTCGTGCTGGAAGAGGGGCCGGAAGGCACCGCCGGCACGCTCAGCATTTCGGACAACGGCCGCGGCATCCCGGTGGACGAGCATCCCAAGTTTCCCGGCAAGTCCACGCTGGAAGTGATCCTCACCACGCTGCATTCGGGCGGCAAGTTCTCCGGCAAGGCCTACGCCACCAGCGGCGGCCTGCACGGCGTCGGCGTCAGCGTGGTGAACGCGCTCTCGGTAAAGACGCGGGTCGAGGTCGCCCGCAACAAGGAGCTTTTCGTCCAGGAATTCGCGCAGGGCCAGCCGCAGGGCAAGATCCGCAAGGAAGGCGCGGCGCCAAACCGGCGCGGGACGACGGTCACTTTTACGCCCGACCCCGAAATCTTCGGCGACCGCAAGTTCAATCCCAAGCGCCTCTTCAAGATGGCGCGGTCCAAGGCCTACCTGTTCGCCGGGGTGGAGATCCGCTGGAAATGCGCGCCCTCCCTGGCAAAAGACGACGTTCCGACCGAAGCCTCGTTCCAGTTTCCGGGCGGCTTGGCGGACCACCTTGCAGAGCAATTGGCCGGGTGCGAGTGCGCGACGAATGATCCCTTTGCCGGCAAGCAGGACTTTCCCGCCAGCGACGACGGCCAGATGCAAGGCAGCGTGGAATGGGCGATCGCCTGGCCGCTGTACTCCGAAGGATCGACCAGCTGGTACTGCAACACTGTGCCGACGCCCGATGGCGGGACGCACGAACAGGGACTGCGCGCCGCGCTGGTCAAGGGACTTCGCGCCTTTGGCGAGCTCACCAATACCCGCAAGGCCAAGGACCTCACCGCCGACGACGTGATGAACGGCGCCGAGATGATGCTGAGCGTCTTCATCCGCGATCCGCAATTCCAGTCGCAGACAAAGGACCGGCTGACTTCGCCCGAAGCCGCCCGACTTGTCGAAAACGCGGTGCGCGACCATTTCGACCACTTCCTCACCGACAATATGGACCGCGGCAAGGCGCTGCTGGGCCAGGTGATGGAGCGGATGGACGAACGCCTCGCCCGCAAGGCGGAGCGTGAGATCAAGCGCAAGACGGCAACCAATGCCAAAAAGCTTCGCCTGCCCGGCAAGCTGACCGATTGCAGCGGCGAAGGCGATCGGGAAACCGAGCTTTTCATCGTCGAAGGCGACAGCGCAGGCGGCAGTGCGAAGCAGGCGCGCGACCGCAAGTCTCAGGCAATCCTGCCGATCCGCGGCAAAATCCTGAATGTGGCGAGCGCGACGGCTGAGAAAATCCGCGCCAACAGCGAAATCGCGGACCTGGTGCTGGCGATGGGCTGCGGCACGCGCAAGGATTGCGATCCCGACAACATGCGCTATGACCGCATCATCATCATGACCGATGCCGATGTCGACGGCGCGCACATCGCGACGCTGCTGATGACGTTCTTTTTCCAGGAAATGCCGGACGTGGTGCGCAAGGGGCACCTCTATCTCGCCCAGCCCCCGCTCTATCGCCTGACTGCAGGCAAGGAGAGCCGCTATGCCCGCGACGATGCGCACCGGCGCGAGCTGGAAGAAACCGTGTTCAAGGGCAAGAAGGTGGAAGTCGGCCGCTTCAAGGGGCTCGGCGAGATGAACCCGCAGCAGCTGCGCGAAACCACCATGAACCCCGATACCCGCAGCCTGGTGCGGGTGACCCTGCCGCCCGATTTCGAACAGCGGGCCAAGGTGAAGGACCTCGTCGACCAGCTGATGGGCCGCAGTCCGGAACACCGCTTCAACTTCATCCAGAACCGCGCCGGCGAACTGGACCGCGATGCCATCGACGCGTGA
- a CDS encoding AAA family ATPase, translating into MTDQRFDGTSNYIATDDLKVAVNAAVLLRRPLLVKGEPGTGKTVLAHEISKALDAPLIEWNVKSTTKAQQGLYEYDAVARLRDGQLGDERVHDISNYIKRGKLWEAFTSEKLPVLLIDEIDKADIEFPNDLLQELDRMSFDVYETQQRIEAKERPIVVITSNNEKELPDAFLRRCFFHYIKFPDRETMQEIIGVHFPDIQKTLVKKAMDIFYEVRDVPGLKKKPSTSELLDWLKLLMNEDMPLEVLQDRDPSKAIPPLHGALLKNEQDVMLFERLAFMSRRQS; encoded by the coding sequence ATGACCGACCAGCGTTTCGACGGCACCAGCAACTATATTGCGACCGATGATCTCAAGGTCGCGGTCAATGCGGCGGTGCTGCTGCGCCGCCCGCTGTTGGTCAAGGGCGAACCCGGCACCGGCAAGACGGTGCTGGCGCACGAGATTTCCAAGGCGCTGGATGCCCCGTTGATTGAATGGAACGTGAAGTCCACCACCAAGGCGCAGCAGGGCTTGTACGAATACGATGCGGTCGCCCGCCTGCGCGACGGACAACTGGGCGACGAGCGCGTCCACGACATTTCGAATTACATCAAGCGCGGCAAGCTGTGGGAAGCCTTTACCAGCGAGAAGCTGCCCGTGCTGCTGATCGACGAGATCGACAAGGCCGACATCGAGTTTCCGAACGACCTGCTGCAGGAACTCGACCGGATGAGCTTCGACGTCTACGAAACGCAGCAGCGGATCGAGGCGAAGGAACGGCCGATCGTAGTCATCACCTCGAACAATGAGAAGGAATTGCCTGACGCATTCCTGCGCCGCTGCTTCTTCCACTATATCAAATTTCCCGACCGGGAGACGATGCAGGAAATCATCGGCGTCCACTTCCCCGATATCCAGAAGACGCTGGTCAAGAAGGCGATGGATATCTTCTACGAGGTGCGCGACGTCCCGGGCCTGAAGAAGAAGCCCTCGACCAGCGAATTGCTCGACTGGCTGAAGCTGCTGATGAACGAGGACATGCCGCTGGAAGTGCTGCAGGACCGCGATCCATCGAAAGCGATCCCGCCGCTGCACGGCGCGCTGCTGAAGAACGAGCAGGACGTGATGCTGTTCGAACGTCTCGCCTTCATGTCGCGCCGCCAGAGTTGA
- a CDS encoding methyl-accepting chemotaxis protein → MEYSKITPAGQHELDEQLRSAVDGAVRPAFDEAMLARVPASCGEVAVGCSDVAGVIGKVIQSSERLRNEHAELLGTVAELEADQQKVTQASDEARLLSERAISRLGEGTSLIRSSLDQVGHLLELVETLSQHVTGFAAAMDQVKNSSQNINEIAETTNILALNATIEAMRAGEAGRAFAVVANEVKKLAGDTRTATNEISHTIEALESEAKSVIAKIEDGAKASENAKSSIASIDQTISGVAELVEEVDKQNDQIARATGTISDHVGKVQHVLETFDAAAIENESKLVNSQSRMEELELTASEMFDTIVKAGLSPEDSEMVAKAQDVTKQLADRVEQAIASGEISEADVFDNDYLPVPGSNPQRYRTRFSDWTDKNWRPVLDRVTEEDARIPMCSLTDMKGFLPTHVSDKSRAPTGDIAHDTKHSRNGLILLGPIDRKAKESRAPYMMAVYRQDGDGKDYMVVRNVFVPLFVNGRRWGDFEIPYIIDDKR, encoded by the coding sequence ATGGAATATAGCAAGATAACGCCTGCGGGCCAGCACGAGCTGGACGAGCAGCTAAGGTCCGCAGTGGATGGCGCTGTTCGCCCGGCGTTCGACGAGGCCATGCTTGCCCGCGTGCCGGCCAGCTGCGGCGAGGTCGCGGTCGGCTGTTCCGACGTCGCCGGCGTAATCGGCAAGGTCATCCAGAGCTCCGAAAGACTGCGCAACGAACACGCCGAGCTGCTGGGTACGGTGGCCGAGCTCGAGGCGGACCAGCAGAAGGTCACCCAAGCGAGCGACGAAGCCCGCCTGCTGTCTGAACGCGCGATTTCCCGGCTGGGGGAAGGGACCAGCCTGATCCGGTCGTCGCTCGACCAGGTTGGACATTTGCTCGAGCTCGTTGAAACCCTGTCGCAGCACGTCACCGGATTCGCGGCGGCGATGGACCAGGTGAAGAACAGCTCGCAGAACATCAACGAGATCGCCGAGACCACCAATATCCTCGCGCTCAATGCCACTATCGAGGCAATGCGCGCGGGCGAGGCCGGCCGCGCCTTTGCCGTGGTCGCCAACGAAGTGAAGAAACTCGCCGGTGACACGCGCACCGCGACGAACGAAATTTCGCACACGATCGAGGCGCTGGAATCCGAAGCCAAGTCCGTGATCGCGAAGATCGAAGACGGTGCCAAGGCCAGCGAGAATGCGAAATCCTCCATCGCCAGCATCGACCAGACGATCAGTGGCGTCGCCGAACTGGTCGAGGAAGTCGACAAGCAGAACGACCAAATCGCCCGCGCCACCGGCACGATCAGCGACCATGTCGGCAAGGTGCAGCACGTGCTGGAAACCTTCGACGCCGCCGCGATCGAGAACGAAAGCAAGCTCGTCAATTCGCAAAGCCGGATGGAAGAGCTGGAGCTGACGGCGAGCGAAATGTTCGACACCATCGTCAAGGCCGGCCTGTCGCCCGAAGACAGCGAAATGGTGGCCAAGGCGCAGGATGTTACGAAGCAGCTTGCCGACCGGGTCGAGCAGGCCATCGCGTCCGGCGAGATCAGCGAGGCGGACGTGTTCGACAACGATTACCTGCCCGTGCCGGGCAGCAATCCGCAGCGCTACCGCACGCGCTTTTCCGACTGGACCGACAAGAACTGGCGCCCCGTGCTCGACCGCGTGACCGAAGAGGATGCGCGCATCCCGATGTGCTCGCTGACGGACATGAAGGGCTTCCTGCCGACCCATGTTAGCGACAAGTCGCGCGCGCCCACCGGCGACATCGCTCACGACACGAAGCACTCCCGCAACGGCCTCATTCTGCTCGGCCCGATCGACCGCAAGGCAAAGGAAAGCCGCGCGCCGTACATGATGGCCGTCTATCGCCAGGACGGCGACGGCAAGGATTACATGGTGGTGCGCAACGTGTTCGTGCCGCTGTTCGTGAACGGCCGCCGCTGGGGTGACTTCGAAATACCCTACATCATCGACGACAAGCGCTGA
- a CDS encoding vWA domain-containing protein — protein MFYNFMDELRSAGIAVTPKEHLVLLEALERDVIEQSPEAFYYLSRATFVKDEGLLDRFDQVFNKVFKGILTDYGQEQVDVPEEWLKTIAEKYLSEEEMAKIKALGDWDEIMETLKKRLEEQQKRHQGGNKWIGTGGTSPFGNSGYNPEGVRIGGESKHKRAIKVWEKREFQNLDNTKELGTRNIKVALRRLRRFAREGSPDELDIDATIDGTAKQGWLDIQMRPERHNAVKLLLFLDVGGSMDPFIKLVEELFSAATAEFKNMEFFYFHNCLYEGVWKDNRRRWQERTPTWDVLHKFGHDYKIIFVGDAAMSPYEITHAGGSVEHFNEEPGAAWMQRVTNTYPATVWLNPVPEKQWSYSQSTRMLKELVNDRMYPLTLDGLEDAMRELSRKHG, from the coding sequence ATGTTCTACAACTTCATGGACGAATTGCGCAGTGCCGGCATCGCGGTAACGCCGAAGGAACACCTGGTGCTGCTGGAAGCGCTGGAGCGCGACGTGATCGAGCAGTCTCCCGAGGCGTTCTACTACCTAAGCCGCGCGACATTCGTGAAGGACGAGGGGCTGCTGGACCGCTTCGACCAGGTCTTCAACAAGGTCTTCAAGGGGATCCTGACAGACTACGGGCAGGAGCAGGTCGATGTGCCCGAAGAATGGCTGAAGACGATCGCCGAGAAGTATCTTTCCGAAGAAGAGATGGCCAAGATCAAGGCGCTGGGCGACTGGGACGAGATCATGGAGACGCTGAAGAAGCGGCTCGAGGAACAGCAGAAGCGCCATCAGGGCGGCAACAAGTGGATCGGCACCGGCGGCACCAGTCCGTTCGGCAACTCCGGCTACAACCCCGAAGGCGTGCGCATCGGCGGCGAAAGCAAGCACAAGCGCGCCATCAAGGTGTGGGAGAAGCGCGAGTTCCAGAACCTCGACAACACGAAGGAGCTGGGCACACGGAACATCAAGGTGGCGCTGCGCCGCCTGCGCCGTTTCGCGCGGGAAGGCTCCCCGGACGAGCTCGACATCGACGCGACCATCGACGGGACGGCGAAGCAGGGTTGGCTCGACATCCAAATGCGGCCGGAGCGCCACAATGCCGTAAAGCTGCTCCTGTTTCTCGACGTCGGCGGGTCGATGGACCCCTTCATCAAGCTGGTGGAGGAGCTCTTCAGCGCCGCCACGGCCGAGTTCAAGAACATGGAGTTCTTCTACTTTCACAACTGCCTTTATGAGGGTGTGTGGAAGGACAACCGGCGGCGCTGGCAGGAGCGCACGCCGACATGGGACGTGCTCCACAAGTTCGGCCACGACTACAAGATCATCTTCGTCGGCGATGCGGCGATGAGCCCGTACGAGATAACCCACGCAGGCGGCAGCGTGGAACATTTCAACGAGGAGCCGGGCGCTGCGTGGATGCAGCGGGTAACCAACACCTATCCCGCAACAGTCTGGCTCAACCCGGTGCCCGAAAAGCAGTGGAGCTATTCGCAAAGCACCAGGATGCTGAAGGAACTGGTCAACGACCGGATGTATCCGCTGACGCTGGACGGGCTGGAGGATGCGATGCGGGAGCTGAGCCGTAAGCACGGATAG
- a CDS encoding DUF817 domain-containing protein produces the protein MEAFEPRPGWRAWVYEFLLFGIKQGWACLFGGLLLALLLATHFFYPDDAPLHRYDFLTLAAIAIQAGMLLLRLETLREAAVILIFHVVGTVMELFKTAAGSWIYPEESLLRIGAVPLFSGFMYAAVGSYIARIWRIFDFRFTRYPPPWITWLLAAAVYINFFAHHWTVDIRYILFAATLLVFGRTRIHFRVWRTYRWMPLIVGQFLVAVFIWFAENIATFANAWNYPGQEAGWELVGLSKLGSWFLLMLISFVLVALVQPVRPLSPPDRRSNSAGSWTSAARSRSW, from the coding sequence CTGGAGGCGTTCGAACCGCGGCCGGGCTGGCGCGCGTGGGTCTATGAATTCCTGCTGTTCGGTATCAAGCAAGGCTGGGCCTGCCTGTTTGGCGGTTTGCTGCTGGCCCTGCTGCTGGCGACGCATTTCTTCTACCCGGACGATGCGCCGCTGCATCGGTACGACTTCCTGACCCTTGCGGCGATAGCGATCCAGGCGGGCATGCTGCTGCTGCGGCTCGAAACCCTGCGAGAAGCGGCGGTGATCCTGATCTTCCACGTGGTCGGCACTGTGATGGAGCTGTTCAAGACCGCCGCGGGATCGTGGATCTATCCGGAGGAAAGCCTGCTCCGCATCGGCGCGGTGCCGCTGTTTTCCGGTTTCATGTACGCGGCCGTCGGCAGCTATATCGCGCGGATATGGCGGATCTTCGATTTCCGCTTCACCCGCTATCCGCCGCCTTGGATCACCTGGCTTCTGGCCGCGGCGGTCTATATCAATTTCTTCGCCCACCACTGGACGGTGGACATCAGATACATACTTTTCGCGGCGACGCTGCTGGTCTTCGGGCGCACGCGCATCCACTTCCGCGTGTGGCGGACCTATCGCTGGATGCCGCTGATCGTGGGCCAGTTCCTCGTCGCGGTGTTCATCTGGTTTGCCGAAAACATCGCGACCTTCGCCAATGCGTGGAATTATCCAGGACAGGAAGCGGGTTGGGAGTTGGTCGGCCTTTCGAAGCTCGGCAGCTGGTTCCTGCTGATGTTGATCAGTTTCGTGCTGGTGGCCCTGGTCCAGCCTGTCCGCCCGCTCAGCCCGCCGGATCGTCGATCGAATTCGGCGGGGTCGTGGACCAGCGCGGCCCGCTCTCGGTCATGGTGA
- a CDS encoding M24 family metallopeptidase gives MNRRDFAKLAGLGAVAAATPVGLSARQSDALPKLAANAQPITPEERAMRIQRAAVLMRANDIDAVLIEAGSSLTYFTGVRWWRSERLTGAVLTREGECVVTTPFFEEPSVRESLAIEAEVATWEEHEDPLAKVAAWLATRGLDKGKVGIEETVRYFAVGGLAAAMPDARIVSANPVVRGCRMFKSPAELALMQVANDITQAAYRDVIPRIEAGMTPSDIGGMINAATRQMGGSPEFALVLLGEASAYPHGTGMPQKVRPGEVVLMDCGCNVHGYQSDISRTMVFGEATPKQRLVWSQMRKGQDVAFEAAQLGRSAGEVDDAVRAYYERLGYGPDYKLPGTSHRTGHGIGLDGHEPINLVRGEETALAPGMCFSNEPGIYLPGEFGIRLEDCFTMTESGPRWSTTPPNSIDDPAG, from the coding sequence ATGAATCGCCGCGATTTCGCCAAGCTGGCCGGTCTGGGTGCCGTCGCCGCCGCCACGCCGGTGGGCCTTTCCGCGCGGCAGAGCGATGCGCTGCCCAAGCTGGCCGCCAACGCGCAGCCGATTACGCCCGAAGAACGCGCTATGCGCATCCAGCGCGCCGCTGTGCTGATGCGGGCGAACGATATCGACGCGGTGCTGATCGAGGCGGGCTCGAGCCTGACCTATTTCACCGGCGTGCGCTGGTGGCGCAGCGAGCGGCTGACGGGCGCCGTGCTGACGCGAGAGGGCGAATGCGTGGTCACAACGCCATTTTTCGAAGAGCCTTCGGTGCGCGAATCGCTCGCTATCGAGGCCGAGGTCGCGACGTGGGAAGAGCATGAAGACCCGCTCGCCAAGGTGGCCGCGTGGCTGGCGACGCGCGGGCTCGACAAGGGCAAGGTCGGAATCGAGGAAACGGTTCGCTATTTCGCGGTGGGCGGTCTTGCCGCCGCGATGCCGGACGCCCGGATCGTCAGCGCCAATCCGGTCGTGCGCGGATGCCGCATGTTCAAGTCGCCTGCCGAGCTCGCCTTGATGCAGGTCGCCAACGACATCACGCAGGCCGCCTATCGCGACGTTATCCCCCGCATCGAGGCGGGCATGACGCCGTCCGATATCGGCGGGATGATCAATGCCGCAACGCGCCAGATGGGCGGCTCGCCGGAATTCGCCCTCGTCCTTCTCGGAGAAGCGAGCGCCTATCCCCACGGCACCGGCATGCCGCAGAAAGTGCGCCCGGGCGAGGTCGTGCTGATGGATTGCGGCTGCAACGTCCACGGCTACCAGTCCGACATTTCCCGCACGATGGTGTTCGGCGAAGCCACGCCCAAACAGCGCCTCGTGTGGTCGCAGATGCGCAAGGGTCAGGACGTCGCCTTCGAAGCGGCGCAGCTGGGGCGGAGCGCCGGCGAGGTCGACGATGCGGTGCGCGCCTATTACGAAAGGTTGGGCTACGGCCCCGACTACAAGCTTCCCGGTACATCGCACCGCACCGGCCACGGCATCGGGCTGGACGGGCACGAACCGATCAATCTTGTCCGCGGCGAGGAAACGGCGTTGGCGCCCGGAATGTGCTTCTCGAACGAGCCCGGCATCTATCTGCCCGGCGAATTCGGCATCCGGCTGGAAGACTGCTTCACCATGACCGAGAGCGGGCCGCGCTGGTCCACGACCCCGCCGAATTCGATCGACGATCCGGCGGGCTGA
- a CDS encoding exo-beta-N-acetylmuramidase NamZ family protein gives MSALFGIDVLLANPALLEQLRGKRVALVAHPASVTADLTHSLDALIAAGVNVTSAFGPQHGLKGDKQDNMVETADETDPQYGIPIFSLYGDVRRPTGQMMSSADVFLFDLQDLGCRIYTFVTTLLYLLEEAAMHGKTVWVLDRPNPAGRPVEGTLLVPGHESFVGAAPMPMRHGLTMGEMGQWFIHHFDLDVDYRVVGMQGYEPDGTGHGWPVGRIWINPSPNAASLNMARAYAGTVMIEGATLSEGRGTTRPLEVLFGAPDLDAKAVLAEMERIAPEWLAGCALRDCWFEPTFHKHAGELCNALMIHAEGAFYDHEAFRPWRLQALAFKAIRTLHPDYPIWRGREFKYEYTQDTLAIDVINGGPSLREWVDDPASTPADLDAMAAKDEAAWRDQVTDLLLY, from the coding sequence GTGAGCGCGCTGTTCGGTATCGACGTCCTGCTGGCCAATCCGGCGCTGCTTGAGCAATTGCGGGGCAAGCGAGTTGCTCTCGTCGCTCACCCGGCCTCGGTTACTGCGGACCTGACGCACAGCCTCGATGCATTGATCGCCGCCGGAGTGAACGTCACCAGCGCCTTCGGCCCCCAGCACGGGCTGAAGGGCGACAAGCAGGACAACATGGTCGAAACGGCGGACGAGACCGATCCGCAATACGGCATCCCGATCTTCTCGCTTTACGGCGATGTGCGCCGCCCGACCGGGCAGATGATGTCGAGCGCCGATGTTTTCCTGTTCGACCTACAGGACCTCGGCTGCCGCATCTACACCTTCGTCACCACGCTCCTCTACTTGCTGGAAGAGGCGGCTATGCACGGCAAAACCGTGTGGGTGCTCGACCGTCCGAACCCCGCAGGTCGTCCGGTGGAAGGCACCTTGCTGGTGCCCGGCCACGAAAGCTTCGTCGGTGCGGCACCGATGCCGATGCGACACGGGCTGACGATGGGCGAGATGGGCCAATGGTTCATCCATCACTTCGACCTCGACGTCGATTACCGCGTCGTGGGGATGCAGGGCTACGAGCCTGATGGGACAGGCCACGGCTGGCCCGTCGGCCGCATCTGGATCAACCCCAGCCCCAACGCCGCCAGCCTCAACATGGCGCGCGCTTATGCGGGGACGGTGATGATCGAAGGCGCGACGCTGAGCGAGGGGAGGGGCACGACCCGTCCGCTGGAAGTGCTGTTCGGCGCGCCAGACCTCGATGCGAAGGCGGTGCTCGCCGAGATGGAGCGGATTGCGCCCGAATGGCTCGCCGGCTGCGCGCTGCGCGATTGCTGGTTCGAGCCGACCTTCCACAAGCACGCCGGCGAATTGTGCAATGCGCTGATGATCCATGCCGAAGGGGCATTCTACGATCACGAGGCGTTCCGGCCGTGGCGGCTGCAGGCGCTGGCTTTCAAGGCCATCCGCACCCTCCATCCCGACTATCCGATCTGGCGCGGGCGCGAATTCAAATACGAATACACGCAGGACACGCTGGCGATCGATGTGATCAACGGCGGGCCGTCCCTGCGCGAGTGGGTGGACGATCCCGCCAGCACGCCCGCCGACCTCGACGCGATGGCGGCGAAGGACGAGGCCGCGTGGCGCGACCAGGTCACCGACTTGCTGCTGTATTGA